A region of Rhodospirillales bacterium DNA encodes the following proteins:
- a CDS encoding DHA2 family efflux MFS transporter permease subunit, whose amino-acid sequence MASDGRGAVATPPAAAAPAAGDAITARQWLILLSVQFTTILFGLTATSVTVILPQLKGAFSATQDQISWVLTFNLVATAVATPLTGWLAARLGWRTLMICSVTGFTVASMLCGMTSSLDTLLFLRVVQGAFGAPIFPMGQTVLLASFERRQHPFIIMMWGVGGVMGPILGPTFGGVVTDLLGWRWTFLLILPLGVASAALVMAALNDQERGTARRFDLTGYMFLGVAIAATQLMFDRGQREDWFDSPEIVIECALAAVFLAMFVIHMNTARDPLFEAGVFADRNFAVGTAVALVMGMLQYTTMVLFPPLLQELRGYPETIIGYLLATRGLGNLMSFLIVAQLTRHAPRACLCAGLLIQAGAGWWMCALDINMTTADVLWTNMLHGFGFGLAYTPMAVLAFSTMPVKQLTQGNSVFALIRMLGGSFYISMTLLVLVHTTAAAGVNLSTTVTVFSAEAVAPWTAAYGAFGGTAPYERMAAELHRQASMIGYINAFALMTIVPVVAAPLAFLFARRRAGA is encoded by the coding sequence ATGGCGAGCGACGGACGAGGCGCGGTGGCGACGCCGCCGGCCGCCGCCGCCCCGGCGGCCGGCGACGCGATCACCGCGCGCCAGTGGCTGATCCTGCTGTCGGTCCAGTTCACCACCATCCTGTTCGGCCTGACCGCGACCAGCGTCACGGTCATCCTGCCCCAGCTCAAGGGCGCGTTCTCCGCGACGCAGGACCAGATCTCCTGGGTCCTGACGTTCAACCTCGTGGCCACGGCGGTCGCGACGCCTCTGACCGGCTGGCTGGCGGCGCGGCTGGGCTGGCGAACGCTGATGATCTGCTCGGTCACGGGGTTCACGGTCGCCTCGATGCTATGCGGCATGACGAGCTCGCTCGACACGCTGCTGTTCCTGCGCGTCGTGCAGGGCGCGTTCGGCGCGCCGATCTTCCCTATGGGCCAGACCGTGCTGCTGGCCAGCTTCGAGCGCCGCCAGCATCCCTTCATCATCATGATGTGGGGCGTCGGCGGCGTGATGGGGCCGATCCTCGGGCCGACCTTCGGCGGCGTGGTGACCGACCTGCTGGGCTGGCGCTGGACCTTCCTGCTGATCCTGCCGCTGGGCGTCGCCAGCGCCGCGCTGGTGATGGCGGCGCTGAACGACCAGGAGCGCGGCACGGCGCGGCGCTTCGACCTCACCGGCTACATGTTCCTCGGCGTGGCGATCGCCGCCACCCAGCTGATGTTCGACCGCGGCCAGCGCGAGGACTGGTTCGACTCGCCGGAGATCGTGATCGAGTGCGCGCTCGCGGCGGTGTTCCTGGCGATGTTCGTCATCCACATGAACACCGCGCGCGATCCGCTGTTCGAGGCCGGCGTCTTCGCCGACCGCAACTTCGCGGTCGGCACGGCGGTCGCGCTGGTGATGGGGATGCTGCAGTACACCACGATGGTGCTGTTCCCGCCGCTGCTGCAGGAGCTGCGCGGCTATCCCGAGACGATCATCGGCTACCTGCTGGCGACCCGCGGGCTGGGCAACCTGATGTCGTTCCTGATCGTGGCGCAGCTCACGCGCCACGCGCCCAGGGCGTGCCTGTGCGCCGGGCTGCTGATCCAGGCCGGCGCCGGCTGGTGGATGTGCGCGCTCGACATCAACATGACCACGGCCGACGTGCTGTGGACCAACATGCTGCACGGCTTCGGCTTCGGGCTGGCCTACACGCCGATGGCGGTGCTGGCGTTCTCGACCATGCCCGTGAAGCAGCTCACGCAGGGCAACTCGGTGTTCGCGCTGATCCGCATGCTCGGCGGCAGCTTCTACATCTCGATGACCCTGCTGGTGCTGGTGCACACCACGGCCGCCGCCGGCGTCAACCTGTCGACGACGGTGACGGTGTTCTCGGCCGAGGCGGTGGCGCCGTGGACCGCCGCCTACGGCGCGTTCGGCGGCACCGCGCCCTACGAGCGCATGGCCGCCGAGCTGCACCGCCAGGCCAGCATGATCGGCTACATCAACGCCTTCGCGTTGATGACGATCGTGCCGGTCGTCGCCGCGCCCCTGGCGTTCCTGTTCGCGCGGCGGCGCGCCGGCGCATAG
- a CDS encoding response regulator transcription factor, whose product MRILLVEDNPKVASFIESGLKAEGHVVAHAADGRAGATLALSEDFDAVVLDRMLPGGIDGLGILAAMRQAGKRTPVLILSALADVDERVKGLKAGGDDYLAKPFAFSELSARLSAIARRATTPEERTRLSVADLEIDLLARTARRGDRAIDLLPQEFRLLEYLVRHAGHVVTRTMLFEHVWDFNFEPQSNVVDVHISRLRRKVDAGSSRPLIHTVRNAGYVLRV is encoded by the coding sequence ATGCGCATTCTCCTCGTCGAAGACAATCCCAAAGTCGCCTCCTTCATCGAATCCGGTCTGAAGGCGGAGGGCCATGTCGTCGCGCACGCGGCCGACGGTCGCGCCGGCGCGACCTTGGCGCTGTCGGAGGATTTCGACGCCGTCGTGCTCGACCGCATGCTGCCCGGCGGCATCGACGGACTCGGCATCCTCGCGGCCATGCGGCAGGCCGGGAAGCGCACACCGGTGCTGATCCTGTCCGCGCTGGCCGATGTCGACGAGCGCGTGAAGGGGCTGAAGGCCGGCGGCGACGACTATCTCGCCAAGCCGTTCGCCTTCTCCGAACTCTCGGCGCGCCTGTCGGCGATAGCGCGACGCGCCACGACGCCCGAGGAACGGACGCGCCTGAGCGTCGCGGACCTCGAGATCGACCTTCTCGCCCGGACGGCGCGGCGCGGCGACCGCGCCATCGACCTGCTGCCGCAGGAATTCCGCCTGCTCGAGTACCTCGTCCGGCACGCCGGACACGTGGTGACGCGCACGATGCTGTTCGAGCATGTCTGGGATTTCAACTTCGAGCCGCAGTCCAACGTCGTCGACGTGCACATCAGCCGCCTGCGCCGCAAGGTTGACGCGGGATCCAGCCGGCCGCTGATCCACACGGTCCGCAACGCGGGCTACGTCCTGCGGGTCTGA
- a CDS encoding Do family serine endopeptidase, producing the protein MQSRSFASHLLGGVAAVALTLAFAPLAAPATAAPAAPLTQPLVVGAPDFSALVAKVAPAVVAIAVTQEPRPDIESAGAPPELRGTPPERRFGRHGRETPAQRVRALGSGFIIDTDGYIVTNNHVVARAREVMVVLSDGRELPAKVVGVDARTDLALLKVDAGKPLTAVALGDSDKILTGQWVVAVGNPFGLGGTVTAGILSARGRAIGGGVYDDYLQIDAPINQGNSGGPSFDIAGNVIGVNTAIYSPTGGSVGVGFAIPSNQVRQIVAELRAHGRVERGWLGTSLQDVSPSMATALGLPEAKGALIVDLDPAGPAAKAGIRRGDVVLNVDGGAIDDSRALARRIAALPRGTRVDVAVWRDGKRQALPVSIGRAQEQRATAEDRPGEAAGRPPIGLSLAPAQGRPGAVVVDVKADSPADRGGFRPGDVIVEIDRAAVDSPADAIEKLGAIRGQRKSAAAVLVERNGHNLYLGLTFDAPTG; encoded by the coding sequence ATGCAATCCAGATCCTTCGCATCGCACCTGCTCGGCGGCGTCGCCGCCGTGGCCTTGACGCTCGCGTTCGCCCCGCTGGCCGCGCCGGCCACGGCCGCCCCCGCGGCGCCGCTGACCCAGCCGCTCGTGGTCGGCGCGCCCGATTTCTCGGCGTTGGTGGCGAAGGTCGCGCCGGCGGTGGTCGCCATCGCCGTGACGCAGGAGCCGCGTCCCGACATCGAGTCCGCCGGCGCGCCGCCGGAGCTGCGCGGCACGCCGCCAGAGCGCCGCTTCGGCCGTCACGGCCGAGAGACGCCGGCCCAGCGCGTCCGCGCGCTCGGCTCCGGGTTCATCATCGACACCGACGGCTACATCGTGACCAACAACCACGTCGTCGCCCGCGCCCGCGAGGTCATGGTGGTCCTGTCCGACGGTCGCGAACTGCCGGCGAAGGTGGTCGGCGTCGACGCCCGCACGGACCTCGCCCTCCTCAAGGTCGATGCGGGCAAGCCGCTGACCGCCGTGGCGCTGGGTGATTCCGACAAGATCCTGACCGGCCAGTGGGTCGTGGCGGTCGGCAATCCATTCGGCCTCGGCGGTACCGTCACCGCGGGGATCCTGTCGGCGCGCGGCCGGGCCATCGGCGGCGGCGTCTACGACGACTACCTGCAGATCGACGCGCCCATCAACCAGGGCAATTCCGGCGGACCGTCGTTCGACATCGCCGGCAATGTCATCGGCGTCAACACGGCGATCTACTCGCCGACCGGCGGCAGCGTCGGCGTCGGCTTCGCCATCCCGTCCAACCAGGTCCGGCAGATCGTCGCCGAGCTGCGCGCCCACGGACGGGTCGAGCGCGGCTGGTTGGGGACCAGTCTCCAGGACGTCAGCCCGTCGATGGCCACCGCGTTGGGGCTGCCCGAGGCCAAGGGCGCGTTGATCGTCGATCTCGACCCGGCCGGTCCCGCCGCCAAGGCCGGCATCCGCCGCGGCGACGTCGTGCTGAACGTCGACGGCGGCGCGATCGACGACAGCCGCGCGCTGGCGCGCCGCATCGCGGCGCTGCCGCGCGGGACCCGCGTCGACGTGGCGGTGTGGCGCGACGGCAAGCGGCAGGCGCTGCCGGTGTCGATCGGGCGCGCCCAGGAGCAGCGGGCGACGGCCGAGGACCGCCCCGGTGAAGCGGCCGGCCGACCGCCCATCGGCCTGTCGCTCGCGCCGGCGCAAGGGCGGCCGGGCGCGGTTGTCGTGGACGTGAAGGCGGACAGCCCCGCCGACCGGGGGGGCTTCCGCCCGGGCGACGTGATCGTCGAGATCGACCGGGCGGCGGTGGACTCGCCGGCGGACGCGATCGAGAAGCTGGGCGCGATCCGCGGGCAAAGGAAATCGGCCGCGGCGGTGCTGGTCGAGCGGAACGGCCACAACCTGTATCTCGGCCTGACCTTCGACGCGCCGACGGGCTAG
- a CDS encoding carboxymuconolactone decarboxylase family protein: protein MIKRTQRIPMRDLSTMAAEDRETVEKNAMNGRVFNIFKVLANHPKLVKRWTPFAGHILSKQSLPFRDREMLILRIGWLNQAEYEFAQHELIAKRGGLSDADIERVKKGPTADWNAHDAALMQAADDLYENSVVSDATWATLSKTYSTEQMMDVVFTIGQYNLVSWALNSFGVPLDDFLPGAKK from the coding sequence GTGATCAAGCGCACGCAGCGCATTCCCATGCGCGACCTGTCGACGATGGCGGCGGAGGACCGCGAGACGGTCGAGAAGAACGCGATGAACGGCCGCGTCTTCAACATCTTCAAGGTGCTGGCCAACCACCCCAAGCTGGTGAAGCGCTGGACGCCGTTCGCGGGCCACATCCTGTCGAAGCAGAGCCTGCCGTTCCGCGACCGCGAGATGCTGATCCTGCGCATCGGCTGGCTGAACCAGGCGGAGTACGAGTTCGCCCAGCACGAGCTGATCGCCAAGCGCGGCGGCCTCTCCGACGCCGACATCGAGCGCGTCAAGAAGGGCCCGACGGCCGACTGGAACGCGCACGACGCCGCGCTGATGCAGGCCGCCGACGACCTCTACGAGAACTCGGTCGTGTCCGACGCCACCTGGGCGACGCTGTCGAAGACCTACTCGACCGAGCAGATGATGGACGTCGTGTTCACCATCGGCCAGTACAACCTCGTGTCGTGGGCGCTGAACAGCTTCGGCGTCCCGCTCGACGACTTCCTCCCGGGCGCGAAGAAGTAG
- a CDS encoding HAMP domain-containing histidine kinase, which translates to MRLSTSFRLSAGFAALWTAATAAVLGIVFWQTALYLDRSIDRLIAADAQALSEAYRQDGLGGLVDTIRGRIARDPQPDALYLVSDSAGRRVVGNIEAGPDTARATGWSTAPLARDGRRTQARLYTAAVREGFVIVVGRDVTERLELRARIVEALALGLALAAGGAVAATWFFGRVVRRRVAGVAATADGIMAGDLAVRVPRDGSGDAFDALAATLNTMLDRIQQLMEAMRQVSNDVAHDLRTPLAALRGRLERLADGGEAGASNDGLRDALADIDGILGTFESLLRIAAIDAGTRRTAFADVDVAGILRGVAEIYEPLAEAAGRVLAVDAPPVLTLRGDRQLLAQALANLLDNALKHGAGPIALSADADASTVTLSVSDRGAGIPPDERPRVVERFYRREAARATPGSGLGLSLVAAIARLHGGRLSLEDNAPGLRARLALPRAT; encoded by the coding sequence ATGCGCCTGTCGACCAGCTTCCGTCTGAGCGCCGGTTTCGCCGCGTTGTGGACCGCGGCGACGGCGGCCGTGCTGGGGATCGTCTTCTGGCAGACCGCGCTCTACCTCGACCGGTCGATCGACCGGCTGATCGCCGCCGACGCCCAGGCGTTGTCGGAGGCGTACCGGCAGGACGGCCTCGGCGGCCTCGTCGACACCATCCGCGGCCGGATCGCGCGCGATCCGCAACCGGACGCGCTCTACCTGGTGAGCGATTCTGCCGGCCGCCGCGTCGTGGGCAACATCGAGGCCGGTCCCGACACGGCGCGCGCGACGGGCTGGTCGACGGCGCCGCTTGCGCGCGACGGCCGGCGGACGCAGGCGCGCCTCTACACCGCCGCCGTGCGCGAGGGCTTCGTCATCGTCGTCGGCCGCGACGTCACCGAGCGCCTCGAGCTGCGCGCCCGCATCGTCGAGGCGCTGGCGCTCGGCCTCGCGCTGGCGGCCGGCGGCGCCGTGGCCGCGACATGGTTCTTCGGCCGCGTCGTCCGCCGCCGGGTCGCCGGCGTCGCGGCGACGGCCGACGGCATCATGGCCGGCGACCTCGCCGTCCGCGTGCCGCGCGACGGCAGCGGCGACGCCTTCGACGCGCTCGCCGCCACGCTGAACACGATGCTCGACCGCATCCAGCAGCTGATGGAGGCTATGCGCCAGGTGTCCAACGACGTGGCGCACGACCTCCGCACGCCGCTCGCCGCGCTGCGCGGCCGACTCGAACGGCTGGCCGACGGCGGCGAGGCGGGCGCGTCGAACGACGGGCTGCGCGACGCGCTGGCCGACATCGACGGCATCCTCGGCACGTTCGAGTCGCTCCTGAGAATCGCCGCCATCGACGCCGGCACCCGGCGCACCGCGTTCGCCGACGTCGACGTCGCGGGAATCCTGCGCGGCGTCGCCGAGATCTACGAACCGCTCGCCGAGGCGGCCGGGCGCGTCCTCGCGGTCGACGCGCCGCCGGTCCTGACGCTGCGCGGCGACCGTCAGCTGCTCGCGCAGGCGCTCGCCAACCTGCTCGACAACGCCCTCAAGCACGGCGCCGGCCCGATCGCGTTGTCGGCCGACGCCGACGCCTCCACCGTCACGCTGTCCGTGTCGGACCGAGGCGCCGGGATTCCGCCCGACGAGCGGCCGCGGGTCGTCGAACGCTTCTATCGCCGCGAGGCGGCGCGCGCGACGCCCGGCTCCGGGCTCGGCTTGTCTCTCGTCGCCGCCATCGCCCGCCTGCACGGCGGTCGGCTGTCGCTCGAAGACAACGCGCCCGGGCTCCGGGCGCGGCTGGCGCTGCCGCGCGCCACTTGA